From the genome of Vibrio porteresiae DSM 19223, one region includes:
- the suhB gene encoding inositol-1-monophosphatase: MHPMLNIAIRAARKAGNHIAKSLENAEKIESTQKGTNDFVTNVDKEAESIIIHTIQSSYPEHCIVAEESGLIEGKDKDVQWIIDPLDGTTNFVKGLPHFAVSIAVRMRGKTEVACVYDPMLNELFTAQRGAGAQLNNARIRVKQLKDLQGAVLATGFPFKQKQHSESYLKIVSSLFVECADFRRTGSAALDLCYLAANRVDGYFELGLKPWDMAAGELIAREAGAILTDFAGGTEYLKSGNIVGSSARGVKSILKHIRENGNDAILK; the protein is encoded by the coding sequence ATGCATCCAATGCTAAATATTGCTATTCGCGCAGCGCGAAAAGCAGGCAACCATATCGCTAAATCTTTAGAAAACGCTGAGAAAATCGAATCAACTCAGAAAGGCACAAATGACTTTGTTACTAACGTAGACAAAGAAGCCGAATCTATCATTATTCATACCATTCAAAGCTCATACCCAGAGCACTGCATCGTAGCGGAAGAAAGCGGTCTTATCGAAGGTAAAGATAAAGACGTACAATGGATCATCGACCCACTGGATGGCACCACTAACTTTGTAAAAGGTTTACCTCACTTCGCTGTATCTATCGCAGTTCGTATGCGTGGTAAAACTGAAGTAGCTTGTGTTTACGACCCAATGCTAAACGAGCTATTCACAGCTCAACGTGGTGCGGGTGCTCAACTAAACAACGCACGTATTCGCGTTAAACAATTGAAAGACCTTCAAGGTGCCGTTCTAGCGACTGGTTTCCCATTCAAACAAAAACAACATTCAGAATCTTACCTGAAAATTGTTTCTTCTCTATTTGTTGAATGTGCGGACTTCCGTCGTACTGGTTCTGCTGCATTGGATCTTTGCTACCTAGCTGCAAATCGCGTTGACGGTTATTTTGAGCTAGGCTTAAAACCATGGGATATGGCAGCTGGTGAGCTTATTGCTCGTGAAGCTGGTGCAATCCTAACTGACTTTGCTGGCGGTACTGAATACTTGAAGTCTGGCAACATCGTTGGTTCAAGCGCTCGCGGCGTGAAATCAATCCTAAAACACATCCGTGAAAACGGTAACGACGCGATCCTTAAATAA
- the trmJ gene encoding tRNA (cytosine(32)/uridine(32)-2'-O)-methyltransferase TrmJ, whose product MLDNVKVVLVETSHSGNIGSAARAMKVMGLSQMVLVNPQCEVDAQAIALAAGASDIALNAQIVSSLDEAVKDCGLVVGTSARSRTLDWPMLNPRECGEKFAQEGRQYPVAIVFGRERTGLTNTELQTCHFHVSIPANPEYSSLNLAMAVQTLCYEIRVAHLALEAQQYAEVQEQEYPRQQELELFYAHLEKVITETQFISKEQPGLVMNKLRRMFSRARPEAQELNILRGILTSVEKQLLNKK is encoded by the coding sequence ATGTTAGACAATGTTAAAGTCGTTTTAGTTGAAACATCTCATTCCGGTAACATCGGTTCAGCTGCTCGTGCGATGAAAGTCATGGGTCTAAGCCAAATGGTGTTAGTGAATCCTCAATGTGAAGTCGATGCTCAGGCGATTGCCTTAGCAGCTGGCGCGAGTGATATTGCGTTAAATGCACAGATCGTGTCTAGCTTAGATGAAGCAGTAAAAGATTGTGGCCTAGTGGTAGGCACGAGTGCCCGTTCTCGCACATTGGATTGGCCAATGCTCAATCCAAGAGAGTGCGGTGAGAAGTTCGCCCAAGAAGGTCGCCAGTATCCTGTTGCGATTGTGTTTGGTCGTGAGCGCACCGGTTTAACCAATACTGAGCTGCAGACCTGTCATTTCCACGTCAGCATTCCCGCTAATCCAGAATACAGTTCGCTGAATCTGGCGATGGCGGTGCAGACACTCTGTTATGAAATTCGAGTTGCGCACTTAGCGCTAGAAGCGCAGCAATATGCTGAGGTACAAGAGCAAGAGTATCCACGGCAACAAGAGCTGGAATTGTTCTACGCGCATCTTGAAAAAGTCATTACAGAGACTCAATTTATCTCTAAAGAGCAGCCAGGGTTAGTGATGAATAAGCTACGCAGAATGTTTAGCCGTGCTCGTCCTGAAGCACAAGAGCTGAATATCCTACGTGGTATTTTGACTTCAGTAGAAAAGCAGCTGCTGAATAAGAAGTAA
- the secF gene encoding protein translocase subunit SecF, with product MFQILKPGKMIDFMSRSKYAFVLSSLMIIASIVVISMKGLNWGLDFTGGTLIEVSFDQAANLDEVRTSLTAKGFDDATVQNFGSAREVMVRLRPRDNVKGEVLGNQIIGAIKEGTGKDVQMRRIEFVGPNVGGELAENGGLAILVSLICILIYVSARFEWRLAAGAVMSLAHDVIITIGVFSFMQIEVDLTIVAALLTVVGYSLNDTIVVFDRIRENFRKLRKGEPAEIMNTSITQTLSRTLITSGTTLFVVIALFVEGGAMIHGFAAALLLGITVGTYSSIYVASALALKLGITKEHLMPVKVEKEGADLESRP from the coding sequence ATGTTTCAAATTCTTAAACCAGGAAAAATGATCGACTTTATGAGTCGGTCTAAATACGCCTTCGTTCTTTCAAGCTTGATGATCATTGCTTCTATTGTGGTGATTAGCATGAAAGGCTTGAACTGGGGTCTTGACTTTACCGGGGGCACATTGATTGAAGTGAGTTTCGATCAAGCAGCTAACCTCGATGAAGTTCGTACTTCACTTACAGCGAAAGGCTTTGATGATGCAACGGTGCAAAACTTTGGTTCTGCACGTGAAGTCATGGTGCGTTTGCGTCCACGCGATAACGTGAAAGGCGAAGTGCTTGGTAACCAAATCATCGGTGCGATCAAAGAAGGAACGGGTAAAGACGTTCAAATGCGTCGTATTGAGTTTGTTGGACCTAACGTAGGTGGTGAGTTGGCAGAAAACGGTGGCCTAGCTATTTTGGTTTCCTTGATCTGTATTCTTATCTACGTATCTGCTCGTTTCGAATGGCGTTTAGCTGCTGGTGCAGTTATGTCATTGGCGCACGACGTTATCATTACTATCGGTGTATTTTCGTTCATGCAGATCGAAGTCGATTTGACTATTGTTGCTGCGCTGCTCACGGTGGTGGGTTACTCATTGAACGATACTATCGTGGTATTTGACCGTATTCGTGAAAACTTCCGTAAGCTTCGTAAAGGTGAGCCTGCGGAAATCATGAACACCTCGATTACACAAACTCTAAGCCGTACTCTGATTACTTCAGGTACTACGCTGTTTGTGGTTATTGCGCTGTTTGTTGAAGGTGGCGCAATGATTCATGGCTTTGCTGCTGCATTGCTGTTGGGTATTACGGTTGGTACCTACTCATCGATTTACGTTGCTTCGGCCTTGGCCTTGAAGCTCGGAATCACCAAAGAGCACTTGATGCCGGTGAAAGTCGAAAAAGAGGGCGCCGACTTAGAAAGTCGCCCATAA
- a CDS encoding isochorismatase family protein has protein sequence MAITQLDSNVALIVIDLQEGIVPLPPKENADLAIKHSVELINEFHAKAQPVVLVNVAGGAPGRTSLPRSGGSLPANWATLIEQVPQHQDDIMITKHNWGAFINTDLHEQLQARNVSQIVVVGIATSMGVESTARQGYELGYNVVLIEDAMTDKSLVNHKNSVECIFPMLGEIGTTQELLSLLK, from the coding sequence ATGGCTATTACGCAACTCGATTCAAATGTGGCACTCATTGTTATCGATCTTCAAGAAGGGATTGTCCCTTTACCACCAAAAGAAAATGCCGATTTAGCGATAAAACATTCGGTTGAATTGATTAACGAATTTCACGCCAAAGCTCAGCCAGTGGTGCTTGTCAACGTTGCTGGTGGTGCGCCAGGACGCACTAGCTTGCCGCGCTCTGGCGGCTCTTTACCCGCTAACTGGGCGACCTTGATTGAACAAGTGCCTCAGCATCAAGACGATATCATGATCACCAAACACAACTGGGGTGCATTCATTAATACCGATTTGCATGAGCAGCTTCAAGCACGCAATGTATCGCAAATTGTGGTGGTAGGGATTGCAACCAGCATGGGCGTAGAATCGACAGCGCGCCAAGGTTATGAACTCGGCTATAACGTAGTATTAATTGAAGATGCTATGACAGATAAGAGCTTAGTGAATCATAAAAATTCCGTTGAGTGTATTTTCCCAATGTTGGGTGAAATTGGCACGACTCAGGAATTACTGTCACTACTCAAATAA